From a single Nostoc edaphicum CCNP1411 genomic region:
- a CDS encoding GUN4 domain-containing protein, with protein MFKAGNDNWKTPLGYYEKAIEELRRSREELQDMKANTNLYNIELNLASFQTEIKGSKSEIQTMQERLANNEETAIEAQMALAETQKASLAAQTELQALKEIMTDEQKSNYIIFEELRQIKEQISQLPSHVLETDSQTSILKSLSDVQLHLSQLAAELTLVSHTSGIDYRKLQELLAEQKWQEADKETYSTMLKICDREGEGFLDSGEIQKFPRHDLYIINKLWVQYSEGRFGFSVQHGIWQAKKDCKRFAYKVGWLASLANSEWVKYEEYTFTLDAPKGHFPSVSRLVGLDSRNISALQRRLNIFLSRY; from the coding sequence ATGTTCAAAGCAGGTAATGATAACTGGAAAACACCATTAGGATATTACGAAAAAGCAATCGAAGAGCTCAGGCGTAGCCGTGAAGAGTTGCAGGATATGAAAGCAAATACTAATTTGTATAATATTGAATTAAATCTTGCAAGCTTTCAAACGGAAATAAAGGGATCAAAATCTGAGATTCAGACTATGCAGGAGAGATTGGCCAATAATGAAGAAACGGCAATAGAAGCTCAGATGGCTTTAGCTGAGACTCAAAAAGCCTCACTAGCTGCTCAAACTGAACTACAAGCTTTGAAAGAAATTATGACTGATGAACAAAAATCAAATTATATAATTTTTGAAGAATTACGTCAAATAAAAGAACAAATATCTCAATTGCCATCTCACGTTTTGGAGACAGATTCGCAAACGTCAATTCTTAAATCTTTATCAGATGTGCAGTTACATCTATCTCAATTGGCAGCAGAATTAACTCTTGTATCTCATACTTCTGGTATTGATTATAGAAAATTGCAGGAGCTATTAGCAGAACAAAAATGGCAGGAAGCTGATAAAGAAACCTATTCTACTATGCTCAAAATATGTGATCGTGAAGGAGAAGGTTTTTTAGATAGTGGAGAAATCCAAAAATTTCCTCGTCATGACCTTTATATTATTAATAAGCTCTGGGTTCAATATAGTGAAGGCAGATTTGGTTTTAGCGTCCAACATGGTATTTGGCAAGCCAAGAAAGATTGTAAGCGCTTTGCTTATAAAGTTGGATGGCTAGCAAGTCTTGCCAATAGTGAATGGGTTAAATATGAAGAATATACTTTCACCTTAGATGCTCCTAAAGGACACTTTCCATCTGTATCTCGGTTAGTGGGTTTAGATTCTAGAAATATTAGTGCACTTCAGCGCCGACTTAATATTTTTCTGTCACGATACTAG
- a CDS encoding isoprenyl transferase yields the protein MTSDKSKLPTDLNPQKIPQHIAVIMDGNGRWATSRGLPRIAGHRQGAKTLKELLRCCKDWGIKALTAYAFSTENWQRPVEEVNFLMHLFERLLRRELAQMHREGVRISFIGDLSALPKSLQIEMERSMAETLNNQAIHFTVAVNYGSRNEITRVCRQVAQLVEQGELSAQEVNESLVEQHLYTADTPEPDLLIRTSGEMRLSNFLLWQMAYTEMYFTDIFWPDFNREAFYQALLSYQSRDRRFGQVKASLSA from the coding sequence ATGACAAGTGACAAATCAAAATTACCCACAGATTTAAACCCCCAAAAAATACCCCAACATATCGCCGTGATCATGGATGGTAACGGACGATGGGCAACCAGTCGAGGATTACCGCGCATCGCTGGACATCGCCAAGGAGCAAAAACACTCAAAGAACTATTGCGTTGTTGCAAGGATTGGGGAATTAAAGCGTTGACAGCTTATGCTTTTTCAACAGAAAATTGGCAGCGTCCTGTTGAAGAAGTGAATTTTCTGATGCATTTGTTTGAGCGATTACTACGCCGCGAGTTGGCTCAGATGCATCGGGAGGGAGTGCGAATTTCATTTATTGGAGATTTATCAGCTTTACCCAAGTCTCTACAGATAGAAATGGAACGTTCAATGGCAGAGACGTTGAACAATCAAGCAATCCACTTTACTGTTGCAGTCAACTACGGAAGCCGCAACGAAATTACCAGAGTTTGTCGTCAAGTAGCTCAACTCGTGGAACAGGGCGAACTCAGTGCCCAAGAAGTGAATGAAAGTCTTGTAGAACAACACCTCTACACCGCAGACACTCCAGAACCCGATTTGCTGATTCGTACCAGTGGTGAGATGCGATTGAGTAATTTTCTCTTATGGCAAATGGCGTATACAGAGATGTATTTCACCGATATCTTTTGGCCAGATTTTAATAGAGAAGCATTTTATCAGGCTTTGTTGAGCTATCAAAGTCGCGATCGCCGTTTTGGTCAAGTTAAAGCTTCACTGTCAGCTTAG
- a CDS encoding ferritin-like domain-containing protein — protein sequence MLNTLSPITEDLAGQSYPSPYYLQTQRRIRSLIDKYIAVEKLHDRLQDLPIQFANPQPRPWKPIDWQTINRNQIIGLDAEVFLSILIGAMDTEAPIRGYTQTSRQYLEKLHPQMARFVGGTVGEDGELLELGLWEKEERQHTPALIKVYTQLTGEKITPKLRTVRSYLPTDDAHEDLYRHGLHRIATEYGATCLYIWLMAHTTGALQDVLEELAQDEINHMTKFWGFGVWTFPDTGLMRIGRTLIKTRSQNYQRNNLTRTLRRMMATLNWNAWSLTNKTTLLFTFTYTMHRLWSWNNTLTPEYLQDLFETN from the coding sequence ATGCTTAATACCCTCAGCCCAATCACAGAAGACTTAGCAGGTCAAAGCTATCCCAGCCCTTATTACTTGCAAACACAGCGCCGCATTCGCTCACTCATAGACAAATATATTGCAGTCGAAAAACTACATGATCGTCTGCAAGATTTACCGATACAGTTTGCTAATCCCCAACCGCGTCCCTGGAAACCCATTGATTGGCAAACGATTAACCGCAATCAAATTATCGGCTTAGACGCAGAGGTATTTTTATCTATATTGATAGGTGCAATGGACACAGAAGCTCCTATTCGTGGCTATACCCAAACCAGTCGGCAGTATTTGGAAAAATTGCATCCTCAAATGGCTCGGTTTGTGGGTGGAACTGTCGGTGAAGATGGTGAACTGCTAGAACTTGGTTTGTGGGAAAAGGAAGAACGCCAGCACACACCTGCATTAATCAAAGTCTACACCCAATTAACAGGCGAGAAAATTACCCCAAAACTTCGGACTGTTAGAAGCTATCTTCCTACAGATGACGCTCACGAAGACTTATATCGCCACGGCTTACACCGCATTGCTACAGAATACGGTGCCACCTGTCTTTATATTTGGTTGATGGCTCACACCACTGGCGCACTCCAGGATGTTTTAGAAGAACTAGCACAGGATGAAATCAACCACATGACCAAATTCTGGGGGTTTGGAGTCTGGACTTTCCCTGATACTGGGTTGATGCGAATTGGACGCACGCTGATCAAAACGCGATCGCAAAACTATCAACGTAACAACCTCACTCGTACTCTCCGCCGCATGATGGCTACCCTCAACTGGAATGCTTGGTCATTAACCAACAAAACAACTCTCCTCTTCACCTTCACCTACACAATGCATCGCTTGTGGAGTTGGAACAATACCCTCACACCAGAGTATTTACAAGATTTATTTGAAACTAATTAG
- a CDS encoding putative toxin-antitoxin system toxin component, PIN family has translation MKVIIDTNIVISAAIADKNPEAVILFVIANSAFEWVVSAEIIAEYKEVLKRPRLKLTEAQYERWVYLIDSVTTLINVDVEVDFPRDRKDAKFLACAIAAGADFFITGDADFNEAQTLLNTTIISLSLFKRLVCDVRQ, from the coding sequence ATGAAAGTTATTATTGATACTAATATCGTAATCTCTGCTGCTATAGCTGATAAAAATCCAGAGGCAGTGATTTTATTTGTGATTGCTAATTCTGCTTTTGAGTGGGTTGTATCGGCAGAGATTATCGCAGAGTATAAAGAAGTTTTAAAGCGTCCTCGCTTAAAATTAACTGAGGCACAATACGAAAGATGGGTTTATTTAATTGATTCAGTGACAACACTAATTAATGTGGATGTGGAGGTTGATTTCCCCAGAGATAGGAAAGATGCAAAGTTTTTAGCTTGCGCTATTGCCGCAGGAGCAGATTTTTTTATTACGGGTGATGCTGATTTTAATGAAGCGCAAACTTTGTTAAACACGACTATTATTTCTCTGTCTTTATTTAAAAGGTTAGTTTGTGATGTGAGGCAATAA
- a CDS encoding alkaline phosphatase PhoX, with the protein MNLSRRQFFTLAGASATGAVLLSPLQAFYAKPAIAAGPYGNLVTDPNGVLDLPAGFTYRRLSETGQTMNDGYLVPGGHDGMGAFAGSNGNTILIRNHELGTSGNGVGAPSGSKYNTNARGGCTKLVVNSSRNLVEHRGVLAGTIRNCAGGPTPSGSWLTCEETFETNNGKKHGYVFEVPSSANTFVTPVPLTAMGRFNHEAAAVDPNTGYIYMTEDRSNGLFYRFIPNQTNNLSAGGTLYALRIIGSSGINTATGFPKNTPRAVNWVQISNPDPTSDTVRTAGYNSGAARFSGGEGIFYGGGYVYFTCKSGSSSGNGQIWRYSPANNTVELYIEPNNSSVLDNPDNLVVFPNRDIFLCEDGDGTDYILGITPSGSLYKFAKNALNTSEFAGVCFSPDGQTMFVNTQSPGITFAIWGPW; encoded by the coding sequence TTGAATTTATCGAGACGTCAGTTTTTTACCCTGGCAGGGGCATCTGCTACAGGTGCTGTCCTTCTATCTCCTTTGCAAGCATTTTATGCTAAACCTGCGATCGCTGCTGGCCCCTACGGCAATTTAGTGACTGACCCCAACGGAGTATTAGATTTGCCAGCTGGATTCACTTACCGCAGACTGTCCGAAACAGGCCAAACAATGAATGATGGTTACTTAGTGCCGGGTGGTCACGATGGGATGGGTGCTTTTGCCGGGTCTAATGGCAATACGATTCTAATTCGCAATCATGAACTCGGTACTTCTGGCAACGGTGTGGGCGCTCCCAGTGGCAGCAAGTACAACACAAATGCAAGGGGCGGTTGTACTAAATTGGTTGTTAATTCTTCCCGTAACTTGGTAGAACATCGGGGTGTCCTAGCGGGAACTATTCGCAACTGTGCCGGTGGCCCTACGCCTTCAGGGTCATGGTTAACCTGCGAGGAAACTTTTGAAACCAATAACGGCAAGAAGCATGGTTATGTGTTTGAAGTTCCCAGTAGTGCAAATACTTTTGTCACCCCCGTCCCACTAACCGCTATGGGGCGTTTTAATCACGAGGCTGCTGCTGTAGACCCCAACACAGGGTATATCTACATGACAGAAGACCGGAGTAATGGGCTTTTCTACCGCTTCATTCCCAACCAAACCAACAACCTGAGTGCTGGCGGCACGCTATACGCTTTAAGGATTATAGGGTCGTCTGGAATCAACACAGCTACGGGTTTCCCAAAAAATACGCCTAGGGCGGTGAACTGGGTACAGATTAGCAATCCTGATCCCACATCTGATACTGTCAGAACAGCAGGGTATAACAGCGGTGCCGCTAGGTTTTCAGGTGGGGAAGGCATCTTTTATGGCGGTGGTTATGTCTACTTCACTTGCAAGAGTGGTAGTAGTTCTGGAAATGGGCAGATTTGGCGTTATTCGCCCGCTAATAATACCGTTGAACTCTATATTGAACCCAACAATTCTAGTGTGCTAGACAATCCAGACAATCTTGTGGTTTTCCCCAACCGGGATATTTTCCTCTGTGAAGATGGGGATGGAACGGATTACATTCTGGGCATTACTCCCAGTGGCAGTCTTTATAAGTTTGCGAAGAATGCCCTCAACACATCAGAGTTCGCCGGTGTCTGCTTCTCCCCCGATGGTCAGACGATGTTTGTCAACACCCAGAGTCCAGGAATAACCTTTGCTATTTGGGGTCCCTGGTAA
- a CDS encoding PIN domain-containing protein produces the protein MTETCYLLLARGGRNNAQCSFLREVAQEAFEVFDLRSHHITRMVEVMEKYADLPMDMADASLVVLAEHLGHGRILTLDKRDFNTYRWNNSNPFNNLLLNFE, from the coding sequence ATTACCGAAACTTGTTACCTTCTTCTTGCCAGAGGAGGTCGTAACAATGCTCAATGTAGTTTTTTGAGAGAGGTTGCACAGGAAGCATTTGAGGTGTTCGACTTACGAAGTCACCATATTACACGTATGGTTGAAGTTATGGAAAAATATGCAGATTTGCCAATGGATATGGCAGATGCTTCTCTGGTTGTTTTAGCAGAACATCTGGGACATGGACGGATTTTGACGCTTGATAAACGAGACTTTAATACCTATCGTTGGAATAACAGCAATCCTTTCAATAACTTGCTGCTGAATTTTGAATAA
- a CDS encoding tetratricopeptide repeat protein gives MDAEAALAWLDATIPPQTGERLSDLQKVILVQVWLGRKYLDIAHSYGCTEGHAKDAGSQLWKLLSKVLREKITKSNCRATLERVLRKTTAISSSLIDYSRSPHPTPKLEDTNFIGRTAAIAHLNTLVNQGSKVIVIQGEGGLGKTTLAQQYLQTQGFDLVLELLMAKETQNITPAERVVEEWLKQDFDQEPGVEFGVTLGRLKRQLHNRRIGVLIDNLEPALDQQGGLIASHRNYVELLRVLADARVQSVTLITSRDRLCEPGLNVNHYRLPGLDQSAWQQFFSNRGLTINSQTLQIMHRTYGGNAKAMGILCGSIQEDFDGDMVLYWQENHADPLAATDLKNLAVSQINRLQALDPQAYRLLCRLGCYRYQDIPTIPSQGLFCLLWDVPSDQHRQIIASLRNRSLVECDKGEYWLHPVIRKEAIARLRPSDEWEIANHKAAEFWTVSIKQIETFKDALQALEAYYHYIEINEFELAGKVILKSRNNQWQQFLPLGSTLYRMGLIQPILVAISQVVKNLEDDHNLSELYNILGDLYWINGKIIQAIACQEKTITLANQALKSLVPQPENKHKVYYLRMLEVDSLLSIGLYKIDLWELEAAAKLFQQVIYLAQNTEHHRWAEKASVCLALVYSYLGLRDASYQLADVAYQNITNERLVEQTGRFVYFMQILGQTYVNLGDFSQANQIFHQALTFAEESHYMQVKAKTLNGLAEIHRQQTDFALALANHTEAIELLDKIGAKCDLAEAYFQLGLTNQKMAKSDESQINFNRAIQLFTEIKAPKQVEKIFNLRCSNLCHSN, from the coding sequence ATGGACGCTGAAGCAGCATTAGCATGGTTAGACGCTACAATTCCCCCTCAGACTGGGGAACGGTTGAGCGATTTGCAAAAAGTGATTCTTGTGCAAGTTTGGTTGGGTAGAAAATACTTAGATATCGCTCATTCTTACGGTTGTACGGAAGGACACGCCAAGGATGCTGGTTCTCAGTTATGGAAGCTGCTTTCTAAAGTCTTGCGAGAAAAAATTACCAAGAGTAATTGTCGCGCTACTTTAGAACGGGTTCTGAGAAAAACAACTGCGATATCATCCAGTCTGATTGATTACTCGCGATCGCCACATCCCACCCCAAAATTAGAGGATACCAATTTTATTGGACGAACAGCAGCGATCGCTCACTTAAATACTTTGGTAAATCAAGGATCGAAAGTCATTGTCATCCAAGGTGAAGGCGGTTTAGGCAAAACCACTCTAGCGCAGCAATATCTGCAAACTCAGGGGTTTGACTTGGTTTTAGAACTGCTGATGGCGAAGGAAACGCAGAATATCACCCCCGCCGAACGAGTAGTAGAGGAATGGCTCAAACAAGATTTTGATCAAGAACCTGGGGTAGAATTTGGGGTGACATTGGGACGACTCAAGCGCCAACTCCACAATCGGCGAATTGGGGTATTAATCGACAATCTCGAACCTGCATTGGATCAACAAGGTGGGTTAATTGCTTCCCACCGCAACTATGTAGAACTATTGCGGGTGTTGGCTGACGCTAGAGTGCAATCTGTTACTCTAATTACTAGCCGCGATCGCCTTTGTGAACCTGGGCTAAATGTGAATCACTATCGGCTTCCTGGCTTGGATCAAAGTGCATGGCAACAGTTTTTTAGCAACCGTGGGTTAACTATCAACTCGCAAACTTTGCAAATCATGCATCGCACATACGGCGGTAATGCGAAAGCAATGGGAATTCTCTGCGGTTCAATTCAGGAGGATTTCGACGGTGACATGGTTCTTTATTGGCAAGAAAATCATGCCGATCCTTTAGCAGCAACCGACTTAAAAAATTTAGCGGTAAGTCAAATCAATCGTCTGCAAGCCCTTGATCCCCAAGCCTATCGCTTGCTTTGCCGTTTGGGATGTTATCGTTACCAAGATATACCGACCATCCCATCACAAGGGTTGTTTTGTTTACTGTGGGATGTCCCATCTGACCAACATCGCCAAATCATCGCCTCCTTGAGAAATCGGTCTTTGGTGGAGTGTGATAAAGGTGAATACTGGCTGCATCCGGTGATTCGGAAAGAAGCGATCGCACGTTTACGTCCCAGCGATGAATGGGAAATTGCCAACCACAAAGCCGCAGAATTTTGGACAGTTAGTATTAAGCAAATTGAAACCTTTAAAGATGCTTTGCAAGCTTTAGAAGCATATTATCACTACATCGAAATTAACGAATTTGAGTTGGCGGGAAAGGTCATTTTAAAAAGCCGAAATAATCAATGGCAACAGTTTTTGCCTCTTGGCAGTACGTTGTATCGGATGGGTTTAATTCAACCGATACTTGTGGCAATTAGTCAAGTTGTTAAAAATCTCGAAGATGACCATAATCTTAGCGAACTTTATAATATATTGGGTGATTTATATTGGATAAATGGTAAGATTATTCAAGCGATCGCTTGTCAAGAAAAGACTATTACTCTGGCAAACCAAGCACTCAAATCACTTGTACCTCAGCCAGAAAATAAACATAAAGTTTACTATTTGAGAATGCTAGAAGTAGATTCTTTATTAAGTATTGGTCTTTACAAAATAGATTTGTGGGAACTAGAGGCAGCCGCAAAGTTATTTCAACAAGTAATTTACCTTGCTCAAAATACCGAACATCATCGCTGGGCAGAGAAAGCTTCAGTCTGTTTAGCTTTGGTGTATTCTTATTTAGGTTTGCGTGATGCCTCATATCAATTAGCAGATGTAGCTTATCAAAATATTACGAATGAAAGATTGGTGGAACAGACTGGAAGATTTGTCTATTTCATGCAAATTTTGGGTCAAACCTACGTCAATTTAGGAGACTTTTCCCAGGCTAATCAAATATTCCACCAAGCCTTGACCTTTGCTGAAGAAAGTCACTATATGCAGGTAAAAGCCAAAACACTCAATGGTTTAGCAGAAATCCATCGGCAACAAACAGATTTTGCATTAGCTCTTGCTAATCATACAGAAGCAATCGAACTTTTGGATAAAATAGGAGCAAAATGTGATCTAGCAGAAGCTTATTTTCAATTGGGTTTAACTAATCAAAAGATGGCCAAGTCTGATGAAAGTCAAATAAATTTTAATAGAGCAATTCAGCTATTTACAGAAATCAAAGCACCGAAACAAGTTGAAAAAATTTTCAACTTGCGGTGCTCAAATTTGTGTCACAGTAATTGA
- a CDS encoding Rieske 2Fe-2S domain-containing protein, with amino-acid sequence MTLETKQIQVTPINSAFETLESQSEFNWRKCWYPVCFLQDLPINRPYSFSLYDEPFVLFKNTDGEITCLTDCCPHRAARLSDGQIIDGRIECLYHGWQFGQDGQCLHIPQLATEAKIPVSACVSSFKVIERQGMIWIWAGEVETAVDELIPTVPDLDKPGCFNLDYMRDLPYDQSYFIENVIDPAHIPISHEGIFSDRTEAQPLEMEVLESSHQGIRGRYRKTKKPNQPWHLLDFVAPSLVLYRIGNGHESKFWGSALYSIPLSKNRCRVLVRNYSNFFDFKTKLMPPWVDHIMIRNKVLEGDMPIVVEQKGQIERLGKNLQELYLPLKTSDVLVVAYRKWLDKYGSSLPFYQGYSTAKNIDSSEDSQHLKPLDRFSQHTLICNSCSQAYKLTKRLQQSCVGVAIAFAAIAILTDASGIKIAAVSAAVALIILAVMAQRLKTQFEDSYSRH; translated from the coding sequence ATGACATTAGAAACAAAACAAATACAGGTAACACCAATAAATTCTGCTTTTGAGACTCTTGAATCTCAGTCAGAATTTAATTGGAGAAAATGTTGGTATCCTGTATGTTTTCTGCAAGACTTGCCTATAAATCGCCCTTATAGCTTTTCACTATATGATGAGCCTTTTGTTTTATTTAAAAATACAGATGGAGAGATTACTTGTTTAACCGATTGTTGTCCACACCGTGCAGCTAGACTATCTGATGGACAAATTATTGACGGTAGAATAGAGTGCTTATATCATGGTTGGCAATTTGGCCAAGATGGTCAATGTTTGCATATTCCCCAGTTAGCAACAGAGGCGAAGATTCCTGTTAGTGCTTGTGTCTCATCCTTTAAAGTTATAGAACGTCAAGGAATGATTTGGATTTGGGCTGGAGAAGTTGAAACAGCTGTTGATGAGTTAATACCAACTGTACCAGATTTGGATAAACCGGGATGTTTTAACTTAGATTACATGCGAGACTTACCTTATGACCAAAGCTATTTTATTGAAAACGTTATTGACCCAGCGCATATTCCTATTAGTCATGAGGGCATATTTAGCGATCGCACTGAAGCTCAACCACTAGAGATGGAAGTCCTTGAGAGTTCCCATCAAGGAATTCGTGGAAGGTATCGAAAGACAAAAAAACCCAATCAGCCTTGGCATTTATTAGATTTTGTTGCTCCCAGTTTAGTTCTTTACAGAATTGGGAATGGACATGAAAGCAAGTTTTGGGGATCTGCTTTATATTCAATTCCCCTCAGTAAAAATAGATGTCGGGTTCTCGTCAGAAATTATAGTAACTTTTTTGATTTTAAGACGAAGTTAATGCCTCCTTGGGTAGATCATATAATGATCCGCAACAAAGTATTGGAAGGTGATATGCCAATAGTTGTTGAACAAAAGGGACAAATTGAGCGGTTAGGAAAAAATTTACAAGAACTGTATTTACCGCTCAAAACATCAGACGTATTAGTAGTTGCATATCGCAAATGGTTAGATAAATACGGCTCGTCTTTGCCTTTTTATCAAGGTTATTCTACTGCAAAAAATATTGATAGTAGCGAAGATAGTCAACATTTAAAACCCTTAGACCGATTTTCCCAACACACACTTATCTGTAATTCCTGTAGCCAAGCTTATAAGCTAACCAAACGATTACAACAAAGCTGCGTGGGAGTTGCGATCGCTTTCGCGGCTATAGCAATACTTACAGATGCTTCTGGAATAAAAATAGCAGCAGTGTCTGCTGCTGTAGCATTAATTATTTTGGCAGTTATGGCTCAGAGACTCAAAACCCAATTTGAGGATTCCTACAGTCGCCATTAA